ATGCATGTTTTTCGGTGCAACCATACTACATTTCAACAGCTTACCATCACAGCACCTGACGAGAGCAGAAACACAGATGGAATCCATATCGGGGCTTCGACTGCTATCAACATcactcattcaaagattgGAACTGGGGATGACTGTATTTCTATTGGTGATGACTCCCACGAAATCACAGTGACTGATGTTACTTGTGGGCCAGGCCATGGAATAAGCATTGGAAGCCTTGGGAAAtataaggaagaaaaggatgTGACCGGGATCATAGTTAAGAACTGCACCCTTACTAATACGGAGAACGGTCTGAGAATCAAAACATTTCCAGATTCTCCTTCGCCTAGCATTGCCTCGGGTATACACTATGAGGATATTATCATGGTTAATGTCAGTAACCCTATCCTCATAGACCAATTGTACTGCCCATATACTCAGTGTGAACAAAAGCCTCCGTCAAAAGTTAAGATCAACAATGTTAGCTTCAAGAACATTAAGGGCTCATCTTTCACTCCACTTGCAGTCAAGCTTGTATGTACCACGGGCATAccgtgtgagaatgtggagtTGACTGACATTGATCTCACCTACGGTGGAAACAAAGGCCCTCTTACCTCTATGTGTTCTAATGTCAAGCCCACAATTACTGGCGTGACAAAGGCTCTTGGTTGTGCTACATCGTCCTTGGCACCTCTTCCTTTATCCAAGAAGTAGAAAGCACTAATTAATCTTCTCTATACATAAATTGATGTGTTATACTTTGCTTTTGTGCTACATGTTCTCTCCTTTGTCCAAGATAAATGAATACACAACACAATTTTCATCAAAGCCAACAGGATTTAGAACCCTCTTATACCATTGTTGACCGGTTTGATCCCAATTTTCATCACCGAAAACTTCCCTTGTGAATTTGGCAATAACACTGCTTGATATTTCTCTgtcttatataaaaaaacaaacgaTGGACCTttcccgccaaaattttgtcgGGACTATTGAAGTGGAAGGGGATGCACAATATATTATTACTGCTCTTGAGAAAGATGGGGGGGATTTGCATGTGTGGAAGGTCACCTTTTTAAAGAAGCTAAGTGCCACACACATTCTCTCTCTGGTGAAATGGCGATATAGCTCCATAGAATGTAATAAGGTGTCTCACTCCCTTGCTAGGCATGCCTTGTTGTTAGATCAAGAATCTTTTGGTTAGAGGCAGAGCCTCCATGACTTAATTACTTCATTGTTATTGGATAATACTCCAAGTTTatcaaattaatgaaatctttcataattttaaattttttttaaaaaaaaaacgcaGGGTGAAGCTAGAAAACAATTTTTAGAGTGATAAAGAATGTGAATAACTTAGTTTGGGAGCCATTACATAAATCTTTTACAAATTCTTCCATGAAATGCTAGAAATAGCCCTatactgttaaaatattatatgtctggagtatagccgcacggctatactgtatatttagtatttaaatagtatagtcgcgcggctatacaatttagtgaagaattagtatttaaatatttcaatTCATGTCATAAAAATTACTTAAcaaatacaatttaattatatttaattatcttaAATAATTGTGtggaatttaaaattattttaaaaatagtttcaattatttaaaaattctaaaaatagcTTCTTGCCCTAATACAGTGGAAGGATCAAAATCAAGCTGGCCTACTCATCCCAGCTTCAATTAGCCAAGCATGGGAAGAAAGAATGCCCTCTTGTTGGCATTGAACTGGTTGTAGGCCAAGAGAAGTATATAAAGTAGAAAC
The Prunus dulcis chromosome 2, ALMONDv2, whole genome shotgun sequence DNA segment above includes these coding regions:
- the LOC117619384 gene encoding exopolygalacturonase-like codes for the protein MAMKLSFLAMLLCILLASTPKAHASVFDVTSATYGAKPGSDVSTALAKAWSDACASPSASKVVVPSGTYKLKEANFRGPCKAPIEMQVQGILQAPADAGQLTRPDTWVGFQYIDMLTLSGGGTFDGQGALSWNQNDCHKNKNCKPLPVNLRFEFLTNSKVQDITSLNSKFFHMHVFRCNHTTFQQLTITAPDESRNTDGIHIGASTAINITHSKIGTGDDCISIGDDSHEITVTDVTCGPGHGISIGSLGKYKEEKDVTGIIVKNCTLTNTENGLRIKTFPDSPSPSIASGIHYEDIIMVNVSNPILIDQLYCPYTQCEQKPPSKVKINNVSFKNIKGSSFTPLAVKLVCTTGIPCENVELTDIDLTYGGNKGPLTSMCSNVKPTITGVTKALGCATSSLAPLPLSKK